From a single Thermococcus sp. LS1 genomic region:
- a CDS encoding LSm family protein yields the protein MSERQYLLDKTLETWKGKRVALAVSNEHSFTGILEDFDEEVILLRDVVDIAGNKAKALIVKIDDLNWIMLL from the coding sequence ATGAGCGAGAGGCAGTACCTCCTCGACAAGACTCTTGAAACATGGAAGGGTAAGAGGGTGGCCCTAGCCGTAAGCAACGAGCACTCCTTCACGGGAATACTCGAAGACTTCGACGAGGAGGTTATCCTCCTGAGGGACGTCGTGGACATAGCCGGAAACAAGGCCAAGGCGTTGATAGTTAAAATCGATGACCTTAACTGGATAATGCTCCTGTGA